In a single window of the Olivibacter sp. SDN3 genome:
- a CDS encoding LD-carboxypeptidase encodes MNKRTFLRTLGTGLASAAFLTGKNDGFARDFPVSTKLPLIYPPKLQKGDTIGIISPSSAIVGNLPFQLAQETFEALGFRVKWGKFTQSRLGHLAGSDEGKLEDIHQMFADREVKAIVCMRGGSGAARLLDKLDYPLIKKNPKVFLGYSDITALHAAIHSQTGLITFHGPVGTSSWPSFVVEQFETLFFQGGMPHYENPLLKKDDLIPRENRIQTINPGKVSGKLLGGNLTVLTGISGSKYFPDFENTILFLEDVAEEPYRIERMLCQLKLNGTLDQIKGFIFGKCTNCSPSGGYGSLTLDEILDDYIRPLNVPAYQGALIGHISEQFILPVGAPIRLNADNGTFSVATNIFGPSMVK; translated from the coding sequence ATGAACAAAAGAACCTTTCTCCGAACATTAGGTACGGGTTTAGCAAGTGCTGCTTTCTTAACGGGTAAAAATGATGGTTTTGCCAGGGACTTCCCTGTATCTACAAAACTACCCCTTATTTACCCGCCAAAATTGCAGAAAGGTGATACGATCGGAATTATATCTCCATCATCAGCTATTGTGGGCAACTTACCTTTTCAACTTGCTCAAGAAACGTTCGAGGCCTTGGGGTTTCGCGTAAAATGGGGTAAGTTTACACAAAGCAGATTGGGCCATTTGGCTGGTAGTGACGAAGGTAAACTGGAAGATATACACCAAATGTTTGCAGACCGGGAGGTGAAAGCCATTGTTTGTATGCGAGGTGGTTCCGGAGCTGCACGTTTACTAGATAAACTCGATTACCCTCTGATCAAAAAAAATCCCAAAGTGTTTTTGGGATATAGCGACATTACGGCTCTGCATGCGGCCATTCATAGTCAAACAGGTTTAATCACCTTTCATGGGCCAGTAGGTACGAGTTCCTGGCCATCCTTTGTTGTTGAACAGTTCGAAACCCTTTTTTTTCAGGGGGGAATGCCGCACTATGAAAACCCGCTTCTCAAAAAAGATGACTTAATTCCTCGCGAAAACCGTATACAAACCATCAATCCAGGTAAAGTAAGTGGTAAATTATTAGGAGGTAACTTAACCGTTCTTACGGGAATATCCGGCAGCAAGTATTTTCCAGACTTCGAAAACACCATTTTATTTTTGGAAGATGTGGCCGAAGAACCATATCGAATAGAACGCATGCTCTGTCAACTAAAATTAAACGGAACACTAGATCAAATCAAAGGCTTTATATTCGGTAAATGCACCAATTGTTCACCTAGCGGCGGATATGGCTCACTTACGCTCGACGAAATACTCGATGATTATATTAGGCCATTGAACGTTCCTGCTTATCAGGGAGCACTGATTGGACATATAAGCGAGCAATTCATTCTACCTGTGGGCGCTCCTATCCGTTTAAATGCGGATAATGGCACATTTTCGGTAGCAACAAACATATTCGGTCCTTCAATGGTTAAGTAG
- a CDS encoding dihydroorotase, with protein sequence MPAILIKSATIVNENEIYTADIYINHGIIEMIANEINHPADKIINAEGLHLFPGLIDDQVHFREPGLTHKADIWHESRAAVAGGTTSFMEMPNTVPNTLTQTLLEDKYNIAAKNSLANYSFFMGAANDNIDEVLKTDPKKVCGIKVFMGSSTGNMLVDNEQTLEHIFRNAPMLVATHCEDEATIRENLARYNTTYNNELTIDMHPLIRSAEACYKSSSHAVALAKKYGTRLHILHISTAKETSLFENNSPLSEKKITAEACIHHLWFSDEDYKEKGNLIKWNPAVKGKEDRDEILKAVLDDRIDVIATDHAPHTREEKSRPYSEAPSGGPLVQHALQALLDLYHDGKLTLKEIVQKTAHNTATCFQIEHRGFIREGYYADLVLVDLNKPYKVLPSNILSKCGWSPFEEHTFKSSITHTLVSGNLVFENGHLLNDLPGQRLTFDRG encoded by the coding sequence ATGCCAGCTATTCTAATTAAATCCGCAACGATCGTTAATGAAAATGAAATTTATACAGCAGATATATATATCAACCATGGTATCATCGAAATGATCGCTAATGAAATCAATCATCCGGCAGATAAAATAATTAATGCCGAAGGTCTGCACTTATTTCCGGGCCTGATTGACGACCAGGTACATTTTAGGGAACCGGGTCTTACCCATAAGGCAGATATTTGGCATGAAAGCAGGGCGGCAGTAGCGGGCGGCACGACCAGTTTCATGGAAATGCCCAATACGGTACCAAACACACTTACACAAACGCTTTTAGAAGATAAATACAACATTGCAGCGAAAAACTCATTGGCCAACTATTCTTTTTTCATGGGAGCCGCCAACGACAATATCGACGAAGTTTTAAAAACAGATCCAAAGAAGGTTTGCGGTATAAAAGTTTTTATGGGTTCGTCTACCGGGAATATGTTGGTAGATAACGAACAAACGTTGGAGCATATTTTTCGAAACGCGCCAATGTTAGTAGCCACTCACTGTGAAGACGAGGCAACTATCCGGGAAAATCTAGCCAGGTACAATACAACATACAATAATGAACTAACAATTGATATGCATCCGTTAATACGTTCTGCAGAAGCTTGTTATAAATCATCATCCCATGCCGTCGCATTGGCAAAAAAATACGGAACCAGACTTCATATACTACATATTTCGACAGCAAAAGAAACCAGTCTTTTCGAGAACAACAGCCCCCTGAGCGAAAAGAAAATAACAGCTGAGGCCTGCATTCACCATTTATGGTTTAGCGATGAAGACTATAAAGAAAAGGGGAACTTAATTAAATGGAACCCCGCGGTAAAAGGCAAGGAAGACAGAGACGAGATCTTAAAGGCTGTGTTAGATGACCGTATAGATGTTATCGCAACAGACCACGCACCACATACCCGAGAAGAAAAGTCCAGACCTTACAGTGAAGCCCCCTCAGGCGGGCCACTGGTACAACATGCGCTACAAGCCCTACTAGATCTTTATCATGATGGTAAGCTAACGTTAAAGGAAATTGTTCAAAAAACGGCTCACAATACGGCCACCTGTTTTCAGATTGAGCATAGAGGTTTTATAAGGGAAGGTTATTATGCCGACTTGGTTCTCGTTGATTTAAACAAACCATATAAAGTACTCCCGTCCAATATATTATCTAAGTGCGGATGGTCGCCGTTCGAAGAACATACTTTTAAATCCTCTATTACGCATACCCTAGTGTCTGGTAATTTGGTTTTTGAGAATGGCCATTTGTTAAACGATCTTCCCGGACAACGACTGACATTTGATCGCGGCTAA
- a CDS encoding prolyl oligopeptidase family serine peptidase, giving the protein MSSNNLVLVRLLLFCLLMKGASMQAQHFELKSIYSFPFPTGLTSAATGSKIAFALNEEGKRNIYVSDDENFTPIKLTNYSSDDGQEISSLSVSDDGEWVVYVRGGDHGGSGGAAVNSLSLPVAPKVEIFSLPFEGGEPQRIGEGDYPIISPMNDRVAFLRNGQVWVAPIDASSPAERLFAIRGNVQSFSWSPSGDQVAFSCLRDDHAFLGVFSHLDQPIVWLSPAFAWDSNPVWSPDGSEIAFVRTPGKGGAPDSLLARKHQPWEIWVASSVTGEGMRVWKAPETLAGSLPTTQGGANLQWGLESHLNFVSYHDGWPHIYALPLKPQGQPILLTPGDFMVEHVTLSPDKKTLVFSANTGSDSLDLHRRHIGRVAVDKPGMELLTDGKGMETYPQITGDGKALLMLKATAEQPLLPAVKMLEEGGASDIKILGEDLLPADLPLNQLVTPKAVTFEAEDGMLVHAQLYEPVNSTGDHPAIVYIHGGPQRQMLLGWHYMDYYAYNYALNQYLVNQGFTVLSVNYRLGIGYGYEAHKPAHGGMYGAAEYKDIKAAGAWLARQAGIDKNKIGVYGGSYGGYLTAMALARDSEIFAAGVDIHGVHNFMGRLSTTDAELAPDTEEALRAVQKSSPVTWLDQWKSPVLIIHADDDRNVSFHQSVDLVRRFEQKGIPYSYLVIPDDTHHWMRHANALKVAEATADFLTEQLMHKNVNNSLSL; this is encoded by the coding sequence ATGTCTTCGAATAATTTAGTTCTTGTACGATTATTGCTTTTCTGCTTGTTGATGAAGGGGGCTTCCATGCAAGCACAGCATTTTGAATTGAAAAGTATTTACAGCTTTCCTTTCCCAACTGGGTTAACCAGTGCAGCAACAGGATCAAAAATTGCTTTTGCTCTTAACGAGGAAGGTAAGAGAAATATATATGTTTCTGATGATGAAAATTTTACACCGATAAAATTAACAAATTATTCAAGTGATGACGGGCAAGAGATCAGTAGTCTTTCCGTTTCCGATGATGGCGAATGGGTGGTGTACGTGCGTGGTGGGGATCATGGTGGGAGCGGCGGAGCAGCAGTTAACTCTCTTTCCTTACCAGTGGCACCTAAGGTTGAAATCTTTTCACTTCCGTTCGAGGGTGGTGAACCACAGCGGATCGGTGAGGGCGACTATCCTATAATTTCCCCAATGAATGATCGTGTGGCTTTTTTAAGGAACGGTCAGGTTTGGGTGGCACCCATAGATGCTTCTTCTCCGGCAGAGCGGTTGTTTGCTATCCGTGGGAATGTGCAGTCCTTTAGCTGGTCTCCCTCTGGAGATCAGGTAGCATTTAGTTGCTTGAGAGACGATCATGCTTTCCTTGGCGTCTTTTCTCACTTGGATCAACCTATTGTATGGTTATCACCGGCCTTTGCATGGGATAGCAATCCGGTATGGTCGCCTGATGGTTCGGAGATAGCTTTCGTTCGTACGCCCGGTAAAGGCGGCGCGCCCGATTCTTTGCTTGCGAGAAAACATCAACCTTGGGAGATCTGGGTGGCTTCAAGTGTAACGGGGGAGGGAATGCGCGTATGGAAAGCTCCGGAAACACTGGCGGGATCCTTGCCTACTACACAGGGAGGGGCAAATTTGCAATGGGGTTTGGAAAGCCATCTTAATTTTGTTTCTTATCACGATGGATGGCCGCATATTTATGCGCTTCCCTTGAAACCGCAAGGACAACCTATTTTATTAACGCCGGGAGACTTTATGGTTGAGCACGTAACATTAAGTCCTGATAAAAAAACACTTGTCTTCAGTGCAAACACAGGAAGTGACAGCCTGGATCTTCACCGTCGACACATAGGTAGGGTAGCTGTGGATAAGCCAGGAATGGAACTTCTGACCGATGGTAAAGGGATGGAAACCTATCCGCAGATAACGGGCGATGGTAAGGCCTTGCTTATGTTGAAAGCAACGGCAGAACAGCCGCTATTGCCCGCAGTAAAAATGCTTGAAGAGGGCGGGGCATCTGATATTAAAATTTTAGGCGAAGATTTATTGCCGGCTGACCTTCCTCTGAACCAACTGGTTACCCCAAAAGCAGTTACTTTTGAGGCAGAAGACGGGATGTTGGTGCATGCGCAATTGTACGAACCGGTTAATTCAACAGGTGATCATCCTGCTATTGTGTATATACATGGCGGTCCACAGCGACAAATGTTGTTGGGATGGCATTATATGGACTATTATGCGTATAACTATGCACTCAACCAATATTTGGTAAACCAGGGTTTTACGGTATTGTCGGTGAACTATCGCTTAGGAATTGGCTATGGTTACGAAGCACATAAACCAGCCCATGGTGGCATGTATGGTGCCGCTGAATATAAAGATATTAAGGCTGCTGGAGCATGGCTTGCTCGCCAAGCGGGAATAGATAAAAATAAGATAGGTGTATATGGCGGATCATATGGCGGGTATTTAACGGCAATGGCTCTAGCCAGGGATTCCGAGATATTCGCTGCCGGTGTGGATATCCATGGTGTGCATAACTTTATGGGAAGACTATCGACTACAGATGCGGAGCTTGCTCCTGATACAGAGGAAGCTTTGCGTGCTGTACAAAAATCTTCTCCTGTAACATGGCTTGATCAATGGAAGTCACCCGTGCTTATTATTCATGCGGATGATGACCGGAATGTGTCGTTTCATCAAAGTGTGGATTTGGTGCGTCGCTTCGAGCAGAAGGGAATTCCTTACAGTTACCTGGTCATACCAGACGATACTCATCATTGGATGCGTCATGCCAACGCATTGAAGGTAGCAGAGGCTACTGCTGATTTTTTAACGGAACAATTGATGCATAAGAACGTCAATAATTCCCTATCTTTGTAG
- a CDS encoding DEAD/DEAH box helicase, with protein sequence MHKTFEDFKFNKQILNAIAEAGYTTPTPIQQKAITPILAGQDVMGIAQTGTGKTAAYVLPIVMNLKYAQGNDPRALVLSPTRELAMQIEEQVRLFAKYTDLRTTVLYGGLGPKTQIAALDAGTDIIVSTPGRFLDLYLAGHINLKQLKVMVMDEADKMMDMGFISKIHRVLEIVPRKRQNLLFSATMSELVHKIAGDFLAFPTIVEVAPQATPAATVSQRLFKVPNIKTKINLLQHLLKDDSELHRLIVFCKTKVSADNVYHFLLRKYGEEGVRVIHANKGQNTRINSINAFRDGDVRILVATDVAARGLDISDVSHVINFDIPIVIEDYVHRIGRTGRAYKTGVAISFCSPAEEYYVNKVEKLIRQTIPIMEIPEGVVIEKTGIEEKQAIAKEIDAQKRKENPDFKGAFHEKKAANLKKNNTKKASARKPTLKKAGTKAKRYR encoded by the coding sequence ATGCACAAAACGTTTGAGGATTTTAAATTCAATAAACAAATACTGAACGCAATAGCGGAGGCGGGTTATACAACGCCTACACCCATTCAGCAAAAGGCGATTACTCCCATACTAGCCGGGCAGGATGTGATGGGGATTGCCCAGACAGGAACAGGCAAAACCGCAGCCTATGTGCTACCTATCGTGATGAATTTGAAATATGCACAGGGAAACGATCCCCGCGCTTTGGTTTTATCACCTACACGTGAGCTGGCCATGCAGATTGAGGAACAGGTGAGGCTCTTTGCCAAGTATACGGACCTGAGGACAACCGTGCTTTATGGCGGTTTAGGTCCTAAAACACAGATAGCAGCACTAGATGCAGGAACCGATATCATTGTTTCGACTCCTGGACGTTTTCTAGACCTTTATTTAGCAGGGCATATTAATCTCAAGCAATTAAAGGTGATGGTGATGGATGAAGCGGATAAAATGATGGATATGGGTTTCATTAGCAAAATCCATCGTGTTTTGGAGATCGTGCCACGTAAAAGACAAAACCTTCTTTTTTCCGCTACAATGAGCGAGCTTGTGCATAAAATAGCAGGAGATTTTCTGGCTTTTCCGACAATCGTAGAGGTAGCACCGCAGGCTACCCCGGCGGCGACCGTATCACAACGGCTTTTTAAGGTGCCGAATATCAAGACAAAGATTAATCTTTTACAGCATCTATTAAAAGATGACAGTGAATTACATCGATTGATTGTATTCTGCAAAACCAAAGTGTCAGCAGATAATGTGTATCATTTTCTACTTAGAAAATACGGTGAAGAGGGCGTACGTGTAATTCATGCAAATAAGGGACAAAATACCCGAATCAACTCGATCAATGCTTTTAGAGACGGTGATGTACGGATTTTGGTTGCTACAGATGTAGCGGCAAGAGGACTTGATATTAGTGATGTAAGTCATGTTATTAATTTTGACATACCCATTGTCATAGAAGACTATGTACATCGCATTGGAAGGACAGGTAGAGCCTATAAAACAGGAGTGGCCATTAGTTTCTGTTCACCTGCGGAAGAATATTATGTTAATAAGGTTGAAAAACTGATTAGACAGACAATACCGATAATGGAAATCCCGGAAGGTGTAGTTATAGAAAAAACAGGTATAGAAGAAAAACAAGCCATAGCCAAAGAAATAGATGCGCAGAAGCGAAAAGAGAACCCCGATTTTAAGGGTGCTTTCCACGAAAAAAAGGCTGCTAATTTGAAGAAGAATAATACGAAGAAGGCATCAGCCAGAAAGCCAACATTAAAGAAAGCGGGTACGAAAGCTAAGCGCTACCGATGA
- the gldC gene encoding gliding motility protein GldC encodes MRKAEIKLTIELDDANIPQQITWESTEGENKEALPTKAMFLALWDHHYKNALRIDLWTKDMPLDEMKRFFYETLQTMGDSFLRAAGTDPLAEAVIGDLRDYCDHFAEKMEVTQKKS; translated from the coding sequence ATGAGAAAAGCAGAGATTAAATTGACGATTGAATTGGACGACGCGAATATCCCTCAACAGATCACCTGGGAATCAACTGAAGGCGAGAATAAAGAAGCACTACCAACTAAGGCAATGTTTCTGGCATTATGGGATCATCATTATAAAAACGCCTTACGTATAGATTTATGGACTAAAGATATGCCATTAGATGAAATGAAACGCTTTTTTTATGAAACACTGCAAACAATGGGTGATTCTTTCTTGCGAGCAGCAGGAACTGACCCCTTGGCGGAAGCCGTTATTGGCGATTTAAGAGATTATTGCGATCATTTTGCTGAAAAAATGGAAGTGACACAGAAGAAGAGTTAA
- a CDS encoding NAD(P)H-dependent glycerol-3-phosphate dehydrogenase, whose amino-acid sequence MRTRKIAVVGGGSWATAIVKMLSDNDREKTIYWWMRNKETVEYIRQYRHNPNYLSAVEIKLPAKQITDNLLQVIQESELIVLNVPAAFLKDAMHEVKSEDLKGKYIISAIKGIIPDENQLVGDYLQSAFGVPIEYIAVISGPCHAEEVSLEKLSYLTIASDSLDTATTFADLLDTRYIKTVLSDDIYGTEYGAVLKNIYAVASGICHGVGFGDNFQAVLISNAIREMARFLANVHPINRDINESAYLGDLLVTAYSQFSRNRTFGNMIGKGYTVRSAQLEMNMIAEGYYASKCIHQINKTYQVEMPICRAVYAILYEKHSPHIEMKLLAELLT is encoded by the coding sequence ATGCGTACTAGAAAGATAGCAGTGGTTGGTGGGGGAAGTTGGGCGACAGCCATAGTTAAAATGCTAAGCGATAACGATAGGGAAAAGACGATTTATTGGTGGATGCGAAATAAAGAAACAGTTGAGTATATTAGACAATATCGCCATAACCCCAACTATTTAAGTGCCGTTGAGATCAAACTTCCTGCCAAGCAAATAACGGATAATTTATTACAAGTGATTCAAGAGTCTGAATTAATTGTATTAAATGTGCCTGCGGCCTTTCTGAAAGATGCGATGCATGAAGTAAAGTCTGAAGATCTGAAGGGTAAATATATTATCAGTGCCATTAAAGGCATTATTCCCGACGAAAATCAGCTTGTTGGAGATTATTTACAATCAGCTTTCGGTGTTCCAATTGAGTATATAGCAGTGATCAGCGGCCCTTGTCATGCGGAGGAAGTTTCATTGGAAAAATTGTCTTATCTAACCATTGCCTCGGACTCCTTGGATACGGCCACAACTTTTGCTGATTTATTAGATACCCGGTATATAAAAACCGTTCTGTCTGACGATATCTATGGAACAGAATATGGCGCAGTGCTGAAGAACATCTATGCGGTAGCAAGTGGCATCTGTCATGGTGTAGGGTTTGGAGATAATTTTCAGGCAGTACTGATTTCGAACGCTATTCGGGAGATGGCGAGATTTTTGGCAAATGTTCACCCAATTAACCGGGATATTAACGAGTCTGCTTATCTAGGGGATTTATTAGTAACTGCTTATTCTCAGTTTAGCCGCAATCGTACGTTTGGGAATATGATAGGTAAAGGATATACTGTTCGATCGGCACAATTAGAGATGAATATGATTGCGGAGGGATATTATGCCTCGAAATGTATCCATCAAATAAATAAAACCTATCAGGTAGAAATGCCTATTTGTAGAGCCGTATATGCCATATTATATGAAAAACATTCGCCACATATTGAGATGAAACTGCTCGCCGAGTTATTAACATAA
- the ggt gene encoding gamma-glutamyltransferase, with protein MKQKLLDQLFVTKTKLFLLSFFISVAAYGQTPVSYKNGLVVSAHPLASEVGVDILKKGGNAVDAAIAVQFALAVVYPNAGNIGGGGFMVYRSSNNERAALDFRETASEKASRDMYLDASGDPIERLSLDGQLSVGTPGTVDGMVKAHERFARLPWKDLLQPAIDLARKGFPITAMQADELNRRKEIFQRFNPLGTALIKKKGHWEEGDRLVQRELARTLRLIKDRGRAGFYEGRTASLIIEEMGRGNGIITTDDLKNYQAKWREPIVSSYRNHEVISMPPSSSGGVALVSLLKAVEPYPLSRWGFQRDSTVQLMVEAERRVYADRSEHLGDADFYPVPLTGLLDSNYQQERMRDIDFSRATPSSAVKAGDPKTYESEETTHFSIVDKEGNAVAITTTLNNSYGSQVVVKGAGFLLNDEMDDFSIKPGVPNLYGLLGGAANAIEPGKRMLSAMTPTILTKNNKLFMVVGTPGGSTIITSVFQTILNVIDFGKDMQEAVSAPRFHHQWMPDEVYVEQDAIRVDVRKRLEAKHYKFTPRGSIGRVDAILVNADGSLQGGADPRGDDVALGY; from the coding sequence ATGAAGCAAAAATTACTTGATCAACTATTTGTTACAAAAACAAAGCTCTTTCTGCTGTCTTTTTTTATTTCAGTTGCTGCTTATGGGCAAACTCCTGTCAGTTACAAAAATGGGCTAGTTGTCTCCGCTCACCCTTTGGCTTCGGAAGTAGGTGTTGATATTCTTAAAAAAGGAGGGAATGCCGTAGATGCAGCTATCGCTGTTCAATTTGCGCTTGCCGTTGTTTACCCGAATGCGGGTAATATCGGCGGCGGTGGGTTTATGGTTTATCGTTCTTCGAATAATGAACGGGCTGCGCTGGATTTCAGGGAAACGGCTTCTGAGAAAGCCAGTCGAGATATGTATTTAGATGCATCGGGGGATCCTATTGAGCGCTTAAGTCTAGATGGGCAGTTATCTGTGGGAACACCTGGAACGGTAGACGGCATGGTGAAAGCACATGAACGATTTGCTAGGTTGCCGTGGAAAGATCTTCTGCAACCAGCGATTGATCTAGCACGGAAAGGTTTCCCGATAACCGCTATGCAGGCTGACGAACTCAACAGGAGAAAAGAAATTTTTCAGCGCTTTAACCCACTGGGAACGGCCCTTATAAAAAAGAAAGGCCACTGGGAGGAAGGCGATCGCTTAGTACAAAGGGAATTGGCACGTACGCTTAGATTGATTAAAGATCGAGGAAGGGCGGGTTTCTATGAAGGAAGAACAGCATCTTTAATTATAGAAGAGATGGGGAGGGGTAATGGCATCATTACTACGGACGACTTGAAAAACTATCAAGCGAAATGGCGGGAGCCTATAGTTAGTAGTTATCGTAATCACGAGGTTATTTCGATGCCCCCGTCATCCAGTGGGGGGGTAGCGCTAGTTTCGTTATTAAAAGCGGTTGAACCATATCCCTTATCTCGATGGGGTTTTCAGCGTGATTCGACAGTTCAATTAATGGTGGAAGCCGAACGTAGAGTATATGCTGATCGGTCGGAACATTTGGGCGATGCTGACTTTTATCCCGTTCCATTGACAGGATTGTTAGATAGTAATTATCAGCAAGAGCGAATGCGTGACATAGATTTTTCGAGGGCAACGCCCAGCAGCGCGGTTAAGGCGGGTGACCCTAAAACATATGAGAGCGAGGAAACCACACACTTTTCGATAGTAGATAAAGAGGGTAATGCTGTGGCGATTACTACGACGCTGAATAACTCGTATGGTTCGCAAGTAGTGGTAAAAGGCGCCGGTTTTTTGCTGAACGATGAAATGGATGATTTCTCTATAAAACCGGGGGTGCCTAATTTATATGGTTTGCTAGGTGGTGCAGCTAATGCCATAGAGCCAGGCAAACGCATGTTGAGCGCTATGACTCCCACTATTCTTACTAAGAATAATAAGTTATTTATGGTTGTAGGTACACCGGGAGGGTCTACCATTATCACGTCTGTGTTTCAGACCATTTTGAATGTAATAGACTTCGGCAAAGATATGCAGGAGGCGGTCAGTGCTCCGCGTTTTCATCATCAATGGATGCCAGATGAAGTTTACGTTGAGCAGGATGCAATTCGAGTTGATGTACGAAAAAGACTGGAAGCAAAACACTACAAGTTTACGCCAAGAGGTAGTATAGGGCGGGTTGACGCGATTTTAGTGAATGCAGACGGCTCATTACAAGGAGGTGCCGATCCTAGAGGTGATGACGTAGCTTTAGGGTATTAA
- a CDS encoding DEAD/DEAH box helicase, whose amino-acid sequence MNPFSQLGIRHDVVNAVTELGFENPTPIQEQAIPALLTGSSDFVGLAQTGTGKTAAFGLPLLELLDFSQNLPQALILCPTRELCLQIANDLKKFSKNIDNVHVVAVYGGANISDQLRQIRRGVQIVVATPGRMLDIIGRKAIDFSGVRYVVLDEADEMLNMGFQEDINNILSTTPEEKKTWLFSATMPAEVRRIAKNYMTDPFELTVGTKNTGNVNIDHEYYVVKPRDKYAAFKRIVDFNPEIFGIVFCRTKIETQEIAEALIKDGYNADALHGDLSQQQRDKVMKRYRERSLQLLIATDVAARGIDVNNVTHVINFSLPDEIENYTHRSGRTARAGKTGVSIALITARELGKIRQIERVIGKQFVKAEIPSGFDVCEKQLFALVHKVKAVDVNEDQIGQYLPRIMDEFAEFSKEDVIKHFASIEFNRFLDYYENAPDLNAAAIESKSSDRGARGDKFGRNGYKSDYTRLFINLGSVDEFTRGDMLGFICNNAQISGKSIGKIDLKGVYTFFEVENSIADKVLNGFNQADFNGRSVRVELAGDRDGGGGSRGRSRSSRGGDGGRRSGSRDRSDSGFRDFSGKRRERKGEKKRW is encoded by the coding sequence ATGAACCCATTTAGTCAATTGGGAATCCGTCATGATGTTGTTAATGCCGTTACAGAGTTAGGGTTTGAGAACCCAACTCCCATCCAGGAGCAAGCTATTCCAGCACTCCTTACAGGCAGCAGCGATTTTGTCGGATTGGCCCAAACAGGAACCGGCAAAACCGCAGCATTTGGCCTGCCGTTGTTAGAATTATTAGACTTTTCGCAAAATCTGCCCCAGGCACTGATACTTTGCCCTACGCGCGAATTATGTTTGCAAATCGCTAATGATTTAAAAAAATTCTCTAAAAATATCGATAATGTGCACGTCGTAGCAGTATACGGTGGAGCTAACATTAGCGATCAATTACGTCAGATTCGCCGTGGTGTACAAATTGTTGTAGCAACACCAGGACGGATGTTAGATATTATTGGCCGCAAAGCAATCGATTTTTCTGGAGTACGCTACGTAGTATTGGATGAAGCAGATGAAATGCTCAACATGGGCTTTCAGGAAGACATTAATAATATCCTTTCAACAACTCCCGAAGAGAAAAAAACTTGGCTGTTTTCTGCCACAATGCCGGCAGAAGTTCGTCGCATTGCGAAGAACTACATGACTGATCCTTTTGAGCTTACCGTTGGTACGAAAAATACCGGTAATGTAAACATCGATCACGAATATTATGTGGTTAAACCGCGTGATAAATATGCAGCCTTTAAACGTATTGTAGATTTTAATCCAGAAATATTTGGAATTGTTTTCTGCCGTACTAAAATTGAAACGCAGGAAATTGCGGAGGCCCTCATAAAAGATGGTTATAATGCTGACGCCCTGCACGGAGATTTGTCGCAACAACAACGTGATAAAGTAATGAAAAGATACCGCGAACGGAGTCTTCAGTTACTTATTGCTACCGATGTTGCAGCACGTGGTATCGACGTTAACAACGTTACCCATGTGATTAATTTTTCGCTACCAGACGAAATTGAGAATTATACCCACCGTAGTGGGCGAACAGCACGTGCAGGAAAAACAGGTGTTTCAATTGCCCTAATTACGGCGAGAGAACTTGGAAAAATACGTCAGATAGAACGTGTAATCGGCAAACAATTTGTAAAAGCTGAAATTCCCAGTGGATTCGACGTTTGCGAAAAGCAATTATTTGCATTAGTTCATAAGGTAAAGGCTGTAGACGTCAATGAAGATCAAATAGGTCAGTACCTTCCTAGAATTATGGACGAATTTGCTGAATTCAGCAAGGAAGATGTTATCAAACATTTTGCGTCGATTGAATTCAACCGCTTCTTAGATTATTACGAGAATGCTCCTGACTTAAATGCTGCGGCAATTGAGTCGAAAAGTAGTGATCGTGGTGCACGTGGTGATAAATTTGGACGTAATGGTTATAAATCGGATTACACACGTTTGTTTATCAATCTAGGCTCCGTTGATGAGTTTACCAGAGGTGACATGCTTGGATTTATATGCAACAATGCGCAAATCAGTGGCAAGTCTATAGGTAAAATTGACCTTAAAGGTGTCTATACATTCTTTGAGGTTGAAAACAGCATAGCCGATAAAGTATTAAATGGCTTTAATCAAGCAGATTTTAACGGCCGTTCGGTAAGGGTAGAATTAGCAGGTGATCGTGATGGCGGTGGCGGCAGCCGTGGCAGAAGTAGATCTTCTAGAGGTGGAGATGGCGGCCGTAGAAGTGGTAGCCGTGATCGTAGCGACAGTGGGTTCCGTGATTTTTCGGGCAAACGTCGCGAAAGAAAAGGCGAAAAAAAACGCTGGTAA